A segment of the Bdellovibrio bacteriovorus genome:
TTGGAGGCATTACAAGAGATGATTCGGAATTAAGCTACAAGCAAGTCAAGAAAAACCCATCCATTAATTGACCAAAGTGTCTCACTTTTCTCTCGCCAGACTATTAACGAAGAAGCTTAGTACATAGTTTTTTTTAATCCCAAAGTTTCCTTTCATTTCTTGGCGGAGCATTTTTGCCCCCCTCCCTTATAACTTGCGTCTGCCGCCAAAGTATGGGCGATGGATTTTATTCAGGACCAATTGCTCGATGGTCGAGATATCCACTACCTTACTTTTGTGGATAAGCTTATTCGTGCGATGATTCTCATAAAGACCCTGATCTTCCGAGGGGACAGGTCAAACACATCGAGACTCGAAAAACCTCCTTCCTGATAAAGGGGGAAGCTCACACTCATTGACTAATTCCACCACTGTTAACGAAAAATAGTTACTATCGTCACGTGTCGCCGTGGCGCGCCATGATGCCATATATTTGTGTTAGCATGATGATTTTGCGCTCAAATTAGGTGTATACAGAACCTTATCGAATTGGGAACAGGGATTCTCGGTTTTGAGAACTTGGAAAGGCATTAAATAAATGTTCAAAAACTGCAAACCTCTGAATGAACTTACAAGTGTAATTCAAAGAAACAAGTGGGTGTTCTGCGTGACTCTGGTCACGTTGTTAGCATTTTTCTCTTATTGCATTTCTTTGAATCCTCGCACCCCACGCGCACGCATTGTAGTTCAAATTGCAGATTGGGCTGTTCCATACTTAGGCAAAAGCATTGGGCTTGACAACATTTGGAATGAAGATGTCCTTCGTTTGAAAGTTTCCGAATATCCACAAGAAGCTACTCGCCTTGAAGCTAGCAGCCCCATTTTTTGGGGAGAAAACTCAGTTCTAACGATAGATTCCATTTCCACGGACGTCGAAGGACAAACTGTAACATTGCTCCTGGAGAAATACGAAGGAGACAAATTCCACATCAAAGGTCCAAAAGCCACGACGGAGTGCGTAGTGGGCACCTTATGTCGTTCTGAGGAAAATAAGACCAATCTCCTAATTAGCCGTTTTTCTGCTCCGTCTGGTAAGATGATGGAAGTTGCTCTTGGAACTACCCAAGAGTTTCTTAGTGATTTACAGAAAAAAGTTCGTGTCCAAAGTATTCCTGGCATCTTTGGCCTAGTGGAGATCTCGATCGTCGGAGTCGCTGGCAAACAAGCCGAGCAACGTCTTCGCTATCTTGCAGACCTCTATATTAAAAACCTAAAAAAGGTTTTAGGAGACAAACTCCTAATGCGTGTCAACGCGATGGCGGAAATCATACCTGGTCTTCTTTTCGTAGATACTACGGGCGAGATTCATACATTAAATGCACCGGCTATTTTCTCAGCAGACAAGTATAACAAATACTTGCCAGATGCCACTGCAACATTTCAGGAGTTGTTAGTCTTAGAAGAATACCTAGTTCTAGAGCAACTAGATTCTATTGGCTCTACAAAAGAAGATTCTTCCCCTCATAATAAAGGTAATGGAAATAAAAAGTACGAGCGCACTTTGGGAAGACGCTTAAGCCTTCTAAAGAAATTAGAAAATCTACCTCTGTCTACAAGACAACAGTTTTTCCAAGATCTCCAACAAAATTTAACGCGCAACCTGACCCTGCGAGTATCTCAGAAAATTAATCTCGAGCTAGAGAACCGGGGGAAAATACAAGATTCTATTGTGGTGGCTTCACAGCCTCAAATAGATGCATCGACTAGCAATTTATATACAATCTCTGTGGCACTCTTTATTGCGGTGATCAGCTTTTTAGGGGCACTCACATTGGTGTTAATACGCGACAATAATTTCTTAACTCGCATTCAAAATGCACTCTCTACCCGCTTTCACCAAAGTTAAACCATGTTGGCAATAGGGCTTTTGATTCTTTTTCTTTTTGGTGCTTCACGCGGTCGGGTTACTTCTCCGGAAGTTATTCTAGTAAGCCCTTGGCTTGCGGGCACAACCGTCCTTACTGCCGCGGGAATGCTACCTTTCGTCCCGACACTGCAATACCTTCTTCTCTTTTCATTTATAATGTTTGAATACTTCTTTTTGTCGTTCATATGTCAAGGCCTTACCCTGCAACGGCCTCCAACTTTAAAAAATGTAGCCATATTCTCTAAAGAAATAGCTCCAATGCTTGTTGTCTTATTCACAATTCCAGCTGTCTTTTACTTGGCAAAAGTTTTCATCAATGTGCAAGAAAGCGGAGTAGGTTTTGGGCAATATATTCTAAAGGTGCGTGCTTTAGCCCACGCCGGCCATGGAATTGATGTTAAACACCCCTATATCTATCGAATCATAAACTTCGGATTAGCCGGGACTTTTTTACTTTATTATGAACGAACGCGAAATTTAGTTACGCGATCCATGTTCCTTTTCTACATGGCATTGTTTTCGTTGGTACTTTTAGCTAGTCTCATGGAAGGCAATCGATCGAACATCATTTTTTATGCTATCTGCTTCTTTATTGCATACCTTACTTCATCCAAAGTTCACTACTTAAAAATTTCCTTGGCAGTCACCGCATTTATCGTCCTGTTTTCGATTTCAAATCCTATTTTCCGCCTAAATATGTCATTGAGCTGGGAAGCATTTGTCATTGGACTAAAATATTTCGGTGTGTACGCGTTTGGTACAATTCTATCATTTCCGCACTACTGGTCCTACGACATCAGCCAATACTGGGGTGCCTTCGATATTATCGTTAGTAAATTTCTAGGACCTAATGCACATTTACTTGGAGCAAAGGAATTCTTCATTATCGACTACGTAAAAATATTCGAAAATCTAGATACTAATGTCTACTCAGGTTATGCCGTATTAGACAATTACCTTGGGGCAGGAGCCCTTCTCTACCTCTTTATAAAAGCCATGTTTTTTGGTGTATTTTATAGACTAAAGGATCTTCATAGCTTCTTTGGGGCAAGCTACATCATTCTATTATCAGGGTTAGCCCTGACAATTTACCACGACTTTTTTATTACTTCTCTCTATTTGATCTTTAACTTAGGTTTGTTCTGGATACTGAGTGCAGTTTGCAAAAAAGCTGCGCTTGCATTCCACTGCTTTTATAATTGGCTCGCTCGAATTTGATCTAATAGATAGCCAGACTGAAATACTAAATCACGTTCTCGAATATACTCTTTAGAGGCACCTTTATTTTGCCTGCTGTACTCTTCCAAAAAGACCTCAATAAGTCTCGCCGCCTCGTCAACAGAGGCATCATGTCTAATGTTCAAACAGCGATCTGCACTTAGACTTCTCAACAAAGGCGTGCTTCCTAAGTCCGCCATGATGTTGATAATAGGCTTACCTGTCGCCACATACTCCACTACTTTACTAGGAGTCATAACACAATTAGTGTTCTCGACGTTCACAAGGATATCTGCCAGTTTCACGGCACTAATCGCCCCCTCTCTCGACAAAGGCCCATGATACTTGCTTATGTCTCCATCCACCTCAAAGTGAAAACCATTCGGGGGGCCATAAACATTAAACTCATAAGGAATTTTATTCATCTTTCCCAGTTTTGCGAAAATAGCGAGCATACGGTCTGGCTCACGAATGCCTTTATGAAAATTACCAACGTAAACGACATTAATTTTCTTTCTAGATTCTTTAGCTGAAGATGCCGAATTGAAAAGTTCAAAATTTACTAAGTGAGGTAGGATCTTTTATCCTCCATAAACCCATCACAATGGATAAATGCTGTAGCCGACTATCTTGACCAATTCGATTTATCAGTTGGAAGGGCAAAGTATACAAATTTGAAGTCCAAATAAGTTCGCCGCACCAATGCCATCAATCCAAATCCACCAATTATTTTTAACATCAAACGATTTTTCCGTGACAATACCAAACTCAAATAAACGGGGTTCACTCCAAGAATTTGCACACAGAAGAATATTGCAACAGACCGTTAAAATGCTGCGATGATTCTCACAAAGTCTTAGGATCATTCGGTGGGGATAGGGCAAAATACGTCGAGACTCAAAAATCCCTCTTCCAGATAAAGGGGTGAATTCACCGGTAGATAATATTAATTGGGACCAATAAAGAAACAACGTCACCTCAAGTAACAAAGATATCCCACCACCCCTTGTCTACTCAAATAGGCGATTAGAATAGATCTCTTCAGGAAAAAACTTTCTTATGAAGTCCGGGTCAACCAGCTCCTCCGGTTCGTAGCGACACACATCCACCAGATAGTTATAAAATGTATTTTGAATCCCAATTCTCTCAGACAAAACACCAGGCAGGCAGAAAATCGGACGCTCTTCATTGGCCTTAGCAATAGCCTCAGCCACGCCATCTACTTTCAGACCATACCCCTTCACATACATCGGCACCTTGCCATACACAATCTGCTGTGAGGGATTCAGAGTCGAAAACAGAAAGGACTGGTTTCTTGGCCCGGTCGTGCTGAAATAGTCCTCGGTAAACTCATGTCGGCGATAAAATGACAGTGTCATCGCAGGCTTATGATCACCGAAAATCACAAACATCACAGGACGTTTGCTTTTCTTCGCCAACTCTGCGGCCGCAGACTGGAACTCTAAAAACTGTTTTACA
Coding sequences within it:
- a CDS encoding O-antigen polymerase, which codes for MLAIGLLILFLFGASRGRVTSPEVILVSPWLAGTTVLTAAGMLPFVPTLQYLLLFSFIMFEYFFLSFICQGLTLQRPPTLKNVAIFSKEIAPMLVVLFTIPAVFYLAKVFINVQESGVGFGQYILKVRALAHAGHGIDVKHPYIYRIINFGLAGTFLLYYERTRNLVTRSMFLFYMALFSLVLLASLMEGNRSNIIFYAICFFIAYLTSSKVHYLKISLAVTAFIVLFSISNPIFRLNMSLSWEAFVIGLKYFGVYAFGTILSFPHYWSYDISQYWGAFDIIVSKFLGPNAHLLGAKEFFIIDYVKIFENLDTNVYSGYAVLDNYLGAGALLYLFIKAMFFGVFYRLKDLHSFFGASYIILLSGLALTIYHDFFITSLYLIFNLGLFWILSAVCKKAALAFHCFYNWLARI